A region of the Zhihengliuella halotolerans genome:
GCGATCACGTACCACCAGCCGACGCCGTCGGAGATCGCAGCGTTGAGCTCCCCGGTGGCCTCCTCCAGTGCGTCGCCGGCGACCCGGCTGAAGACCACTGTGGCGATGAGCAGCGCGAAGATCACGATCGACGCGGGAATGAACACCGGTTTCAGAATCTTCGATCTGGAGGCGGGACCCGCCTTATGTTCCGTGGGTGCGGAGGACATATCGATACCTCTTTCGTCGTGGTACTCGCAGGCGTGTCGACGTTGTACGAATCTCACCTGCGAACCTAGCACGACGTGAAATGGATCTCACCCCTTCATTGCTGGCCCCGCGCCCGAGACGGCTACTCCTCGACCGGCGGCGCCAGAATCACGTTGGTGCCTCTGGCCTCGAACTCCTGACGCTGCTCGACGGTGATGCCGTCGTCGGTGATGAGATTGCCGAAGGTGTAGCCACTCATCGTGGCGAACGACCGCACGCCGATCTTCGACGAGTCCGCGACGATGTACGCTTGCCCCGCCCGCCGGGCGAGCAGCGAGTTGACCGCAGCCTCGCCCTCGTCGTTGACCGTGGGCCCGATCTCCGGGTCGAGCCCGTTGACCCCCACGAAAGCGAAGTCCAGCGCCACCTGCTGGAGGATCGACGTGGCGTAGGGGCCGACGAGTTCATAGGAACGCGGGCTGAGGATTCCGCCGGTGACCATGATCTTGATGTTGGGCCGCACCGCGAGCTGGGACGCGATGTTGATCGCGTTGGTCACGACCGTGAGCGTGGGTTTGTTGGACGGCTCCATCAGGTCGCGCCGCGTGGCCAGCACGGACGCGATCGCCGTGCTCGTGGTGCCTCCGCACAACCCGATCACCGCGCCGCGGGGGATGAGCCCGCTGGCCGCGTGGGCGATGGCTCGCTTCTTGGCGGCCTGCTGGTCCTTCGAATAGCGCTTGGGCAGGTCGTAGGCGACCGTCTCGCTCGTCGCGCCGCCGCGCGTCCGGGTCAGGAGCCGTTGCGCGGCCAGGTGGTCCAGATCACGCCGGGCGGTGGCCGGCGAGACCTCGAGCTTGTTCACGATGTCCTCGACTTCGACCTGCGTCGATTCCGCCAGCAGATCGAGGATGGCGTTGAGCCTCTCGGGCCTCTTCATGTGTGCGATCCTCCATCGTTGTCATCCGGCCCGCCGGCGAAGAGCCGCAGCAGCCGGGCCGCCTCGGGGACCAGCCCGTCGCGCCCCGCGCGCAGGTACTTCCTCGAGTCAACCATCTTCCCATCGGATTCCAGCGCCGCGCGAACACCCCCCGTGAAAAAACCGTTGAGGTGCGTCGAGACGTTGATTTTCGTCATCCCGGCCCCGATCGCCTCGACGAGGCTCTCGTCGGGCACTCCGGAGGAGCCGTGCAGCACGAGCGGGACCGGCACGCGAGAGCGGATCCGCCCGATCAGCTCCACGTCGAGCCGCGCCGTGCGCTCCCGCATCGCGTGTGAGGAGCCCACCGCGACGGCGAGCGCATCGACGCCCGTCTCCGCGACGAACCGCGCCGCCTCGTCAGGGTCCGTGCGCACGCCGGGCGCGTGGGCACCGTCCTTGCCGCCGATCTCCCCGAGCTCGGCCTCGACCGATGCGCCGGCCGCGTGGGCGTAGCGGACGACGGCGGCGGTGGCGGCGACGTTGTCCGCGTAGGCGAGCGCGGCGCCGTCGTACATGACCGAGGAGAATCCGAGATCGATCGCCTCGCGGGCCAGCGCGGCGTCCTCGGCGTGGTCGAGGTGCACCGCGACGGGCACGCCGGCGGCCTCGGCCGCGGCGATCGTCGCGAGGCCGATCGGCCTGAGCGAGCCGTGGTAGCGCACGCAGTTCTCGGAGATCTGCAGGATGACGGGCAGCCCCGCCTGCTCGGCGGCGGCGACGAGCGCCTCCGCCGTCTCGAGGTGGAGGACGTTGAATGCCCCGATGCCGCGGCCGGCGGTGCGGGCGGCGGCGAGGAGCTCCAGGGTGGAGATACGGGTCATGAGTCGGCTTTCGTCGCGTCGGGAAGGGGCAGGCGCTCGATGCTGGTGCGCGCGAGCAGCTGCGGGTGGGTCGGGTGGATCTCGCCGGCGCCCGGCATGAGCACGGCCGCGGCCGCCCACGCCGAGGCGCGCGCGACGAGTTCGCGCGGGTCCTCGTTGCCGGCCGCGAGAAGGGTGGCGATGGCGGCGACGGCGGCGTCGCCGGCTCCCGTGGGATTGCCGGCGAGCACCGCGTCGAGCCGGGCCACCCACACCGCACCCGGGTCGTGCGCGCTGTAGAGGCGCATCCCGGCCTCGCCGCAGCTGACGAAGACGTGTCGCACGCCCGCGTCGAGCAGCACGACGGCGGCCGCGTCCAGGTTGGCGCGGCCCGTCGCCGCACGCAGTTCGTGCTCGTTCGGTTTCAGGGCGGTCGGGCCGGCGGCCGCCGCCCGCACGAGGGCCGGCCCCGAGGTGTCGACGACGCACGGAACGCCGCGCCGGGATGCCCGGGCGGCCAGGTCCGCGTAGTACCCCTCGTCGGCCCCGGCGGGCAGGCTTCCGGATCCGACGAGGCAGTCCGCCTCCCCCAGCGCCGCATCGATCCGCGCGGCGAGTTCGTCCCATGCGGCATCCGGCAGTTCGCCCCCGGGTTCGTTGAAGATGCTCGTGGCGCCGTCGGCCGTGTCGTGAAAGGCCATCGTCCTCCGGGTCGGCACGGTCGTTGCGACGGTCCGCGCCTCGACTGTGCTCCCGCGCAGCCGGGCGAGGAATTCGTCCCCCGTCGCTCCGCCGACCGGAGCCAGGACGATCGCGCGGTGGCCGGCCTGCGCGGCGACGCGGGCGACGTTGACGCCCTTGCCTCCGGCGCGCACGAGCGGGGCGCCGACGCGGTGCGTCTGCCCGGGGGTGATTCCGGGGACCGTGTAGGAGAGGTCCAGCGCGGGATTGGGGGTCACGGTCGCGATGGCAGTGCGGGCCGCGGCGTCGGCTGCGCTCATCGTCCGCTCCCCGCGAGCAAGTCGCCGGCCCGCAGGCCGGCACCGATGAGCCCGGCGTCAGGCCCGAGCTCGGCGAAGAGCAGCCGCGGGCGCCGGTGGATCGAGAGCAGGGAATCGAGGCTGCGCTGCAGCGGGGCGCGCAGCTGCTCGCCGGCGGCCGAGAGGCCCCCGCCGATGACGATCGCCTCGGGCGCCAGGACGGAAACCACGTGGCTGAGCCCGTAGGCGAGGCCGCGCACGGCGTCGTCGACGACGGCGGCCGCGAGCCGGTCCCCAGCGGCGGCGAGCGCGAACACCTCCCGCGCCCCGTCGACCTCCCGCCCGGAGGAGCGGGCGTAGCGCCGCGCGATGGCTCCCGCCGAGCCGACGGTCTCGAGGCATCCGCTGGCCCCGCACGGGCAGTCGGCCCCGCCGGGAACGGAGGCGTGCCCGAGCTCGCCGGCGTATCCCCCGCCGGAGACCCGGCGACCGTCGCTGAAGATCGCGGCGGCGACGCCGGTGCCGATGATCGTCACGACGACGTCTGCGTACCCGCGTGCGGCGCCCAGGCGGAATTCGGCCTCCCCGGCCGCGCCGACGTCGTGCCCGAACGTCACCGGCAGGCCCGTCGCCGCGGCGACGCGCTCGACGAACGGGTAGCCGGACCAGCCGAGATTCGCGGAGTAGATGCCCACCCCGGCGGCCTCGTCGACGAGGCCGGGCGCGATCAGGCCGATCGCGCCGATCCGGGTTCGCGGTCGGGCCGCGCGATGCTCGGCGAGCAACCGGGCGACCTGCGCGACGACGGCGTCCCCCGCGGCGTCCGGGCCGTCGCCGACAGGCCGGTCCGTGGGTGCGCGGCGGACGTCGAGCAGCTCGGACCCGCCGGTCGCGAGGGCCGACTTGGTGTCCGTTCCGCCGACGTCGACGGCGAGCACCGCCGCACCCGGGTCGGCCCCGCCTTGGGGGTTGGGCTGCACGACTCAGCCCTCGAGGATGACGGAGCGCGTCAGGCTGCGCGGGCTGTCCGGGTCGAGGCCGCGCGCGAGCGCCCGGTCGAGCGCGATCCGGTGGATCCCGGCGAGCGCCGCCAGCGGGTGCGCCCCGGCACCGACGAAGGTGGCCTCGGTGGCGGCGACGTCGTCGGACAGCCCGTCGACGTCGTCGCCGAGGAGCCAGACGACGCGGCCCGGCGCCGCGATCGAGATCGGGCCGTGGCGGTACTCCATGGCGGGGTAGGACTCGGTCCATCCCTGCACGGCCTCGCGCATCTTCAGCCCCGCCTCGTGGGCGAGGCCCACGGTCCAGCCGGTGCCGAGGAAGGTGAACTGCTCCGCTTCCAGGAAGACGGCGGGGGTCTCCTCGGCGAGAACACGGGCGGCCTCGTCGGCGGCCGCCTCGACGTCCTGCCCGAGGGAGGTGAGCAGATAGACCAGCGCCGACGTCGCGAAGCGGGTCTGCACAACCGACTGTTCGTCGGCGTAGGGCAGGGCGACGACGGCGTCCGCGGCAGCAGTCGCGGGCGAGGATACGTCGCCGACGAGGACCGTGGTGGGAATCCGGCCGCGGTAGCGGCGCAGGAGCTCGAGGACCTCCGTGGTCGTGCCCGAGCGGGTGATCGCGACGACGGCGTCGTAGCCCCGGGCGACGAGGTCGGGGGCCTCGGACGCGGCGAAGGCGTCGGTCAGGCCCCGGCCGCCCGTCTCGCGGGCCACGGCGTAGGAGTGCGCCATGAACCACGAGGTGCCGCACCCCACGACGGCGACGCGGGCGCCGTCGTGCGGCAGGAGGTTCTCCTCGCGGGCCTGACGGCTCGCGCGCCGCCACAGCTCCGGCTGCGACAGGAGTTCGCGGCGCATGTGTGCGCCGGGCTCGGATGGGTTCTGCTGCTGCATGGTGCCTCACTTTCAGCTGATGACCACAACTGCATGATCTGAACTAGTTTCGATCACCATACGTCACTATGTGTGAAACGCAAAAGCCTCCCGTTCTCCGCGCAGAACCTTCTCGCTTGGCGCTGGATGCGCGGATTCGGCCCTTGACAGTGCGACGTGGATCACGTCATGATAATCATCATTCGGTGAACCAGAGTGATTGCAAACGACCAACTGCTGTCATGAAAGATCACTACTCGCACGTTGGAAAGAGGAAAACATGAAGTACATCCGACGCACTGCAAGCGTGGCCGCCATCGCGGCCGCCAGCCTCGCACTCTCGTCCTGCGGGTTCGGCGGCTCCGGCGGCGGCGGTGGCGACGCCGACGGCGCCACGACGCTGGACATGCTCGTACCGACGTATTCCGAGGGGACGAAGGGTCTCTGGGAAAGCGTGATCGCGGACTTCGAGGCGGCCAACGAGGACATCAAGATCAACCTGCAGGTCGAGTCGTGGGACAACCTCGAATCGGTGCTCAACACGAAGATCCAGGCGGGCAGCGCCCCGGACATCTACAACGGCGGCGCCTTCTCCGGTTTCGCCTCCGAGGGCCTGCTCTACCCGGCCGAGGAGATCGCCTCGGCGGAGACGCTCGCCGACTTCCAGGAGTCGTTCGCGGCCAATGAGGAGGTCGAGGGCACGCAGTACGGGCTGCCACTCATCGCCTCGGCCCGTGCGATGTTCTACAACACCGAGCTCTTCGAGGAGGCCGGAGTCGACGCGCCTCCGACCACGTGGGACGAGCTCTACGACGCGGCCGAGGCCATCACCGAGGAGACCGGCAAACCCGGCTACGGCATGCCGCTCGGCTCCGAGGAGGCCCAGGGCGAGGCCCTGATCTGGTTCGGCGGCAACGGCGGCGGCTACGGCGACGAGAACACGATCACCGTCGACACCCCCGAGAACGTCGAGGCGGCGGAGTTCATGCAGAAGATGATCGACGACGGGCTGACCCAGTCCGATCCCGGCTCCACGCAGCGCACCCCGATGCTCAACGTGTTCTTCCAGGGGCAGATCGGCATGGTCTACGGACTGCCGCAGAACGTCGGCCAGATCGCCGAAGAGTACCCCGACCTCGAATACGGCATCGCGCAGGTCGCCACGGCCGACGGCTCGCCGGCGACCCTCGGCGTCGCCGACCGCCTCATGGCATTCGAGAACGACGGCGACAAGGCCGAAGCCATCACGCGGTTCATGGACTACTTCTACTCGCAGGAGGTCTACACGAACTGGGTCGAGTCCGAAGGCTTCCTGCCGACCACCAAGTCCGGTTCCGAGGCGCTGGAGGGCGACGAGGACCTCAAGCCGTTCCTGGACATGCTCCCGGACGCCGTCTTCTACCCGACGACGAACCCGAACTGGAGCGCGACGGACGGTGCGATGAAGAGCCTCTTCGGGCAGATCGGCCAGGGCAAGGACCCCTCCGACGTCCTCGGCGAGATCCAGCAGCGGGCCGACCGCGGCGCCAACTGAGACCCCCGGTGGTGGAGGCGGCCCGCCCGCCTCCACCACCGCCGTCGTGCCTCCCGCCACCGAGAGATGAGAACAACCTCATGAGCATCACCCAGTCCCGCGCCACCACGGTGCGCAAGGGGAGCCGGCTGCAGAACCGGGAGGGCCTCCCGGCCGCCCTGCCCTGGATCCTGCCGGTCCTCGTCCTGATCTTCGCCATCGTCGTGTTCCCCGCCGGGTACATGATCTACAACTCCACGCGGAACATCAGCCAGAGCGGTCTCGACCTGGGTCCGGCCGGCCTCGACAACTTCGCCTTCGTGTTCTCGGACCCGAACCTGCCCCGGATCCTGCTCAACACGGCGGTCTGGGTCCTCGTGGTCGTCACGCTGACCGTCCTGCTGTCGATGGCCCTCGGACAATTCCTGAACAAGCCCTTCCCGGGCCGCACCCTGGTGCGCATGGCCGTCGTCGTGCCGTGGGCTGCGAGCGTCGTGATGACGACGACCGTCTTCTACTACGGCCTCGAGAACACCTACGGCATCTTCAACAAATTCCTCGTCGACGTCGGGATCCTCGCCTCGCCGTTCGGGTTCACCAAGAGCGCGATCCCCGCGTTCGCGGTCGCGATCATCGTCGCGGTCTTCGTCTCGATCCCCTTCACTACCTACACGATCCTGGCCGGCCTGCAGGCCGTGCCCGCCGACGCGATCGAGGCGGCCCGGATGGACGGGGCCGGTGCGGCGCGGATCTACTTCTCGGTGGTCCTGCCGCAGTTGCGCGGGGCGATCATCGTCTCGATCCTGATCAACATCATCAACGTCTTCAACAACCTGCCCATCCTGAAGATCATGACCGGCTCCGTTCCCGGCTACGAGGCGGACACGCTCATGACCTACATCTTCAAGGTGCTGCAGTTCGACCGCCAGATCGACGTAGCCAGCGCGCTGAGCGTGCTCAACTTCGGCATCGTGATCCTGATCGTGGCCGTGTACGTCAAGCTCGTCAAGCCCATGAAGGAGGACTGACATGAGTGCAGTCCAGACGCCGTCCGCCGCGAAGCAGGCCCCGTTGAAGATCCGCAAGAAGCGCTACGGCGAAGACCAGGTCAGCCTCCGCCGGATGAGCACACGCGTCGTCATCGGCGTGCTCGTCGCGACCGTCTTCCTGGTGCCGTACGCCGTCATGCTCGTCGGTTCCTTGAAGACCCGCAGCGAGATCCTCTCCGTCCCACCCATGTACTTCCCGGTGGACACCCTGAACTGGTCCAACTACGCGACCATGTGGGACACCCCGGAGACCCCGCTGCCGTACAACCTGGCGACGACAGTCATCATCGCGGTCTGCTCGACACTGCTGGTGCTGCTCGTGGCGACGCCGGCGGCCTACTACACGGCCCGGTTCAAGTTCCCGGGCAAGCTGGCGTTCCTGTTCCTCGTGATTGTCACCCAGATGCTGCAGCCGGCCGTGCTGACCGCGGGACTCTTCCGCGAGATGCTCGTCCTCGGGATCAACGACACGTGGCTGGCGATGATCCTCATCAACGCGGCCTTCAACCTCTCGTTCGCGCTGTGGATCATGCACAGCTTCTTCGCGAACATCCCCAAGGAGGTCGACGAGGCCGCGCAGATCGACGGTGCCGGCAAGCTCACGGTGCTCCTGCGCATCAATCTGCCACTCGTGTGGCCCGGCATCGTCACCGCGGTGATCTTCACGTTCGTTTCCGCCTGGAACGAGTTCGCCGCGGCCCTGGTGATCATGACGACAGCGGAGAACCAGCCGCTCTCCGTCGCGCTGACTAAGTTCATCGGCCAGTACGCCACCTCGTGGCAGTACGTCTTCGGTGTCTCGATCGTCTCCATCATCCCGGTGGTCATCCTGTTCGCGCTCATCGAGAAGCGCCTCATCGGCGGGCTGACGGCGGGCGCCGTCAAGTAGCCGCGGAGAGACGCCGTACGACGACGGCCCGGGACCCAGCCGATTCCGTTGGGTCCCGGGCTTTGGCGCGTCCGGGCGGGGAAGCAGCGCTGCGGGCGAGAAGCAGCGCTGCCGAAGAACGGCACGGGGCGGCCCGCGGAACGGTGGCCGTCCCGGCAGGTTCCCTCCCGGCGACGGTCGCACCGATGATCGCCATTTTCAGGTGGTTCCTGACCCCGGATTCCCCGATTTTCGCCGGTCATCGCTTCGGGCGCGCTCGATGGCTGTCCGCGGGGCACCGGTGACGCGCGAAGGCCCGCCTCCCCGGAGATCACTGGGGAGACGGGCCGGATAGGTGGTGCGCGGCCTGAACAGCGCAGGCTAGACCGCGCCGGCCGCCGCTCTGCCGGCGGAAACGACCTCGACCACGCGTAGGTCCTCGTCCAGCACGACGAGGTCCGAGCGCCGGCCGACGGCCAGGTCCCCGACGTCGTCCCAGCCGACGGCGGCCGCCGGCGTCGTCGACGTCTGCTGCACGGCCGACATCCAGGCCCCGTGGTCGACGACGTGCTCGTCGTCGGCCCCGCCGGCCGGCGCGGCCCCGCGCAGCGCGCGGCGGAAGAGTGCGTCCATGGTCGCTGTACTCCCGGCGATCGAGCCGCCGCCGGCGACCCGGGCCACGGAGTCGCGGACCTCGACCCGGACCGTCCCGAGCTCGAAGTCGCCGTCGCCGAGTACCGCGGCGGACATCGCGTCGGTCACGTACGCGACCCGCTCGTCTCCGACCGCCGACCGGACGTGGTCGAGCAGGCTCGGGTGCACGTGCACGCCGTCGGCGATGAGCTCGACGGTCACGCGCGGGTCCTCGAGCAGGGCCGCGACGGCCCCGGGCTCCCGGTGGTGCAGCGGGGGCATCGCGTTGAACAGATGCGTCCCGACCCGCGCGCCGGCCCGGATCGCCGCGCGCGTGGTCTCGATGTCGGCGTCGGTGTGACCCACCGCCGCGACGGCCCCGGCGGCCGTGATCGCGCCGATGGCGTCCAGCGCGCCGGGCAGCTCGGGGGCGATCGTCACCATCCGAATGTGACCGCGGCCGGCGGCGAGCACCGCTTCGACCTCGCCGGGCGCGGGGCTGCGCAGCCAGGCGGTGTCGTGCGCCCCGCAGCGGTCCTTGCTCAACCACGGGCCCTCGAGGTGGATGCCCCGGACGACGCCGGACTCGACCATGTCCGCGAGCAGCCGCACGGACGCGAGCAGGCGTTCGGGTGAGAGCGTCACGAGGCTCGCCATCGTCGTCGTGGTCCCTTGCCGCAGGTGCGTCTCGCGGGCCTGCAGGATCGACGCCGTGTTGGCGTCGGTGTAGGAACCCCCGCCGCCGCCGTGCACGTGGATGTCCACGAATCCCGGGACGATCGTCGCGTGCCCGTAGTCGACGTCGACGCGCTCGTGGCGTCCGGCGCCGACCGCGATCACCGTCTCGCCCGAAGTCTCGACCCAGCCGGGTTCGTAGACGCGGCGGGCGGTCACGACGCGCGCGGCCGCCCGCACCACCGTCGCGCTCATGAGAGCTCCTCGTCCTCGAACCGCTGCCACGCCGGCCGGTTCGCGTGCGTGTACCGGTAGTAGTCTGCCAGCTCCAGGCGCGCCGCGGCGGCCTCGTCGACGACGACCATCGCGTGCGGGTGAAGCTGCAGCGCCGAGCCGGGGCACATGCTGCTCAGCGGGCCCTCGACCATCGCGTGCACCGCGTCGGCCTTCGACGCCCCGGTCGCCACGAGAACCAGCTGGCGGGCGTCGAGGATCGTGCCGAGGCCCTGAGTCACGCAGTGCGTCGGGACTTCGTCGGGTGAGGCGAAGAAGCGGGCGTTGTCCGCCCTGGTCTGCGGGGCGAGGGTCTTGATCCGGGTCCGCGAGGCGAACGACGACGTCGGCTCGTTAAAGCCGATGTGCCCGTTGGCGCCGATGCCTAGAATCTGCACGTCCACTCCCCCGGCGTCGCGGATCGCACGCTCGTAGGCATCCGCGGCGGCATCGAGGTCCGCCGCGGAGCCGTCCGGGACGTTCACGAGTTCCGGGGTCAGCCCGACGGGCTCCGTCACGACCGTTCTGATGACGGAGTGATAGCTCTCCGGGTGCTCGAGCGGCAGGCCGACGTACTCGTCGAGGGCGAAAGCCCGCACGGCGTCGACCCGCAGGCGACCCGAGTGCACGCGGTCGGCGAGGTCCGCGTAAATGGCCAGTGGGGACGATCCCGTGGCCAGGCCCAGCACTGCCTCGGGCCGGTGTCGGATGACCGAGGCGACCTTGGCGGCGGCGATCCGCCCCACCTCAGCGGCCGAGTCTGCGATGACAACCTGCACGTTTTTCTCCTTGGTGTTACGAGATGGGGGAAGGAAGGTGGGTTCCGGCGGCGAGGGCGACCGCACCCTGGACGGGGTCGGCGTCGAGCACGCGGACGTCGTGCAGGCCGTGCCCGGCGAGCCGGTCGCGCACGTGCCGCTGCAGCAACGGCTGATTCACAGCCATCCCGCCGGCCATGACGACTGGCAGGGGCCGCGTCCCGGCAGCCGAAGGGACAGCCGCGAGGCGTCCGGCAACGCGTGCGACGAGGTAGACCAGCGCGTCCGCCGCGCCAGCGACGATGACGCTGGCGGCCGGGTCGCCGGCGGCGGCCCGCTCGAAGACCACGCGGGAGCGGCTCGCCCAGTAGCGGCGCTCCGGTGTCGCGTAGAAGTGCCCGAGCAGTTCCCCGGCCCCCTGCAGTCCGCAGTCGGCCGCGAGCTGCTGGGACAGCCGGTCCGGCCCGTCACCGAGATCGATGAGTTCGAGCGCGTGACGCACGGCGGCGCGGGCGACCCAGTACCCGCTGCCCTCGTCGCCGAGCAGGTAGCCCCACCCGCCGACGCGGGCCTCGCACGCCGCCTCACCGCCGCCGCCGGCCACTCGGCCCCACGCGACCGAACCGGTCGCGGCGATGAGCGCGATGCCCTCGTCGAGCCCGGCCGCGGCAAGCAGCAGGGCCGTGTCGTGTACGACGGCGATCTCGGCGCCCGCCACGTGCTTCGCGAGCAGCCCGGCGAACACGGCGCGTGATTCGTCGGTGTCAGCCCCGGCCACGCCGGCGCAGACCCGCGCCGGGAGGGGGTTGCCGTCCGCGAGGCGGGCGAACACCGAGGCCAGCTGGCGTCCGGCCTCCTCGACGCCGACCGAGGACGGGTTCGCGCTGCCGGCGAGAACCTCGGCGGTCTGCACGCCGTCGATCGTTAGCACGGCATGAGTTTTCGACCCGCCGACGTCGAGTCCGACGACGGCGCCCGGGGCCCGCGTTCCGGCGGCGGTCATGCTGCGCCGTTCGGGTGGGCGGCGCGGCCGGCGGCGCTGGCGTCGTCGTCTGCCTCCGCAGGCCAGTTGCCGCCGTTCTCCCAGTAGCCGGCGATGTCCTCAAGCGGGCGGTTCTTCGTCTCGGGGGCGAGACGATGCACGAAGACGAAGGCGCCGACGGCCAGCAGGCCGAAGACCACGAAGGTTCCACCGCCGCCGAGCCGCGTGAGCATCGTCAGGAAGATCGCGGCGACGGCCGCGTTGGCCATGAGGTTGGCCGTGAGCATGGCGCTCGCGCCGAGGGAGCGCAGGTGCGAGGGCAGGGACTCCCCCGCGTAGACCCACACGA
Encoded here:
- a CDS encoding N-acetylglucosamine kinase; the protein is MTAAGTRAPGAVVGLDVGGSKTHAVLTIDGVQTAEVLAGSANPSSVGVEEAGRQLASVFARLADGNPLPARVCAGVAGADTDESRAVFAGLLAKHVAGAEIAVVHDTALLLAAAGLDEGIALIAATGSVAWGRVAGGGGEAACEARVGGWGYLLGDEGSGYWVARAAVRHALELIDLGDGPDRLSQQLAADCGLQGAGELLGHFYATPERRYWASRSRVVFERAAAGDPAASVIVAGAADALVYLVARVAGRLAAVPSAAGTRPLPVVMAGGMAVNQPLLQRHVRDRLAGHGLHDVRVLDADPVQGAVALAAGTHLPSPIS